The DNA sequence GGTGGTTTAGCTGGATTTCTTATTGATCTGATTTCTGGTTATCCTCAGTGGATGTTTTTTAGCTTGCTCTTTCATGGTCTACAAGGCTATTTTGCTGGTTTTAAAGGGAAAAGTCGCTATCTCGGTTTGGTGTTGGCTACGCTTGTTATGGTAGGAGGTTATGCTCTCGCTTCCACGATTATGCATGGTTGGGGATCAGCTTTTCCAGAAATATTTCCTAACTTTTGCCAGAATACCTTGGGAATGATTGTCGGAGCTATTTTGAATAAATTGTTGGCAGATGTTTTGAAAAAATAAAGTAAATGAGGGGCGTTGTGCCCTTTTTACTTTTAAGAATTTCAGTTTGTAAAAGCGATAAAAATCATTTATAATACAATTAAAACGAGGTGAAATCATGGATTTACAAGAATTGAAAAAACAAACACAAATCATTTTAACAGATGTTTTAGAAAAATCAGCTCTTTCTTCCGGTGATATTTTTGTACTGGGCTTGTCTTCCAGTGAGGTGATTGGAGGACATATTGGAAAAAATTCCAGTCAAGAAGTGGGAGAAGTTATTGTAAAAACTATGCTGGAGTTGTTATCCGAGCGTGGTCTTTATTTAGCTGTTCAAGGTTGCGAACATGTGAATCGCGCTTTGGTCGTGGAGAAAGAATTAGCGCAAAAACAAAACCTGGAAATTGTCAATGTCTTGCCAACTCTTCATGCTGGTGGAAGTGGTCAATTAGCAGCTTTTAAATATATGAACAGCCCAGTTGAAGTGGAATTTATTACGGCTCAAGCAGGGATGGACGTCGGAGATACGGCAATTGGTATGCATATTAAACACGTCCAAATTCCAGTACGACCAATTTTACGAGAACTAGGAGAAGCGCATGTGACTGCGCTTGCCAGTCGTCCAAAGCTAATCGGTGGAGCGCGAGCTGCTTACCAAAAAGATAAAATTCGGAAAGCATAAAGAGCAAAATCAGCAAATGGACGGAAAAATCGTTAAATTTTTCATTAGAAAATTTGTGAAATAACGTGTATTTATGGTATAATTGATTGTATTCAATAAATTTTAAGGAGAAATGACAGAATGTCTGTATCATTTGAAAACAAAGAAACAAATCGCGGAGTTTTGACATTTACAATCAGTCAAGAACAAATCAAGCCAGAATTGGATCGCGTGTTTAACTCAGTTAAGAAAACTCTGAATGTACCAGGTTTCCGTAAAGGTCATCTTCCTCGTCCGGTGTTTAACCAAAAATTTGGGGAAGAAGCTCTTTACCAAGACACACTGAACGCCCTTCTCCCAGCTGCTTATGAAGCTGCAGTTAAAGAAGCAGAAATTGAAGTTGTTGCCCAACCACAATTTGACGTAGCTTCTATGGAAAAAGGTCAAGATTGGACTATTACCGCTGAAGTGGTTACAAAACCTGAAGTAAAATTAGGTGAATATAAAAATCTAGAAGTGTCTGTTGATGTCTCTAAAGAAGTATCTGACGCAGATGTAGACGCAAAAATTGAACGCGAACGCAACAATTTAGCAGAGCTTGTATTAAAAGAAGACAAGGCTGCTAATGGCGACACAGTTGTGATTGACTTTGTTGGAACAGTTGACGGCGTTGAATTTGACGGCGGTAAAGGAGATAACTTCTCACTTGAACTCGGAAGCGGTCAATTCATTCCAGGTTTTGAGGATCAATTGGTTGGACATGCTGCTGGTGAAACAGTAGAAGTAAACGTGACATTCCCAGAAGACTATCAAGCAACAGACCTTGCAGGTAAAGATGCTAAGTTTGTTACAACCATTCATGAAGTCAAAGAAAAAGAAGTTCCAGAACTAGATGATGAACTAGCGAAAGACATTGATGAAGATGTTGAAACACTTGACGAATTAAAAGAAAAATACCGCAAAGAATTAGCTGAATCAAAAGAAATTGCTTTTGATGACGCAGTCGAATCTGCAGCGCTTGATCTTGCAGTAGAAAATGCAGAAATCGTTGAGTTGCCAGAAGAAATGGTTCACGAAGAAGTTCACCGCTCTGTAAATGAATTCCTTGGAAACATGCAACGTCAAGGTATTTCACCAGATATGTATTTCCAAATTACTGGTACAACGCAAGAAGATCTTCACAAGCAACATGAAGCTGATGCTGAAAAACGTGCTAAGACAAACCTTGTGATTGAAGCTGTTGCGAAAGCAGAAGGATTTGAAGCAAGTGATGAAGATATTGAAGCAGAAATTGCTTCTCTTGCCGCTGATTACAATATGGAAGTAGAACGCGTTCGTCAACTTCTTTCAGCAGATATGTTGAAACATGATATTGTGATTAAAAAAGCCGTTGAATTGATTACAAGTACTGCAAAAGTAAAATAATCGAGCGATAACATAAGGCAAGTTCAGTCAGAGAATTGGCTGGATTGCCTTTTTGCTTCTTTTTATATAAAAGCGGAAGTCATTTTGGTAAAAATGGTGATTTTCTTGAATAGAGGATAAAATTCTTTTGACGAAAGAAGATTTTTATCGTACAATAAAAAGTAGCGAAAAATTCAATAAATTAAATATTTGAGAGCCAACAGGGCAGAAACCCTCAGACTTAAAAGGAGATCGACTTTGGAATTAGAAGTATTTGCTGGACAAGAAAAAAGTGAACTTTCTATGATTGAAGTAGCGCGTGCTATCTTAGAAACGCGTGGTCGTCATCATGAAATGTATTTTAATGATCTTGTCAATGAAATTCAAAATTACCTTGAAAAATCAAATAGTGATATTCGTGAAGCCTTGCCACTTTTTTATACAGAGCTAAATGTAGACGGCAGTTTCATTCCTCTTGGAGATAACAAATGGGGCTTGCGTTCATGGTATGCGATTGACGAGGTGGATGAAGAAATTATCACACTTGAAGAAGATGATGAAGAAACTCCGAAGAAACGGAAGAAGAAACGTGTGAACGCCTTTATGGACGGAGATGAAGATGCCATTGATTACAATGACGATGATCCAGAAGATGAAGACTCATACGAAGCAGACCCTGCCCTTAATTATGACGAGGACAATCCGGACGACGAGAAGAGTGAAGTTGAAGCGTATGATGCTGAAATCAATGAAATTGCACCTGATGATTTAGGTGAAGAAGTCGAACTCAATGAAGAGGACGAAGATTATTCTGACGATGAAGTAGATGGAGAAGATGAAGAATAGTCAAATTTAATGATATATTCTTATTTTCTTATTTGACAAAAGTTTTATTCTGCGATATTATAATATCGGGCACTTCTTTTAAGAAGTCGAAGCTCCCTAGCTCTAGGGAGCTATTTTTGTTTTGCTATTCATGAACACGTCTTAAAAAGCAATGGACGTTGTATTTTAGATAAGGAGTATTTATGGCAACAAAATATATTTTTGTTACAGGTGGTGTAGTTAGTTCGATCGGTAAAGGGATTGTGGCAGCAAGTCTTGGTCGTCTTTTGAAAAACCGTGGTCTTAAGGTAACCATTCAAAAGTTTGACCCATATATCAATATCGACCCAGGAACGATGAGTCCTTACCAACATGGGGAAGTGTTTGTGACGGACGACGGTGCAGAGACAGACTTGGATCTGGGGCACTATGAACGCTTTATTGATATTAACCTAAATAAATATTCAAATGTCACAACGGGTAAGATTTATAGTGAAGTTCTTCGAAAAGAGCGCAAAGGTGAATATCTTGGAGCAACTGTTCAAGTCATTCCACACATTACAGATGCTTTAAAAGAAAAGATTAAACGCGCTGCAACGACAACCGACTCTGATGTGATTATCACAGAAGTGGGGGGGACTGTTGGAGATATTGAAAGTTTGCCATTCTTAGAAGCTCTTCGTCAAATGAAGGCAGATGTCGGTGCAGATAATGTAATGTATATTCACACGACATTGCTTCCTTATCTGAAAGCTGCTGGGGAAATGAAAACGAAGCCCACTCAGCATTCTGTAAAAGAATTGCGTGGTCTGGGTATTCAACCGAATATGCTGGTCATTCGCACTGAAAAGCCAGCAGGTCAAAATATTAAAAATAAATTGGCGCAATTTTGTGACGTAGCACCAGAAGCAGTGATTGAGTCGCTAGATGTGGAACATTTGTATCAAATTCCGCTGAATTTGCAAGCACAAAACATGGACCAAATCGTTTGTGATCACTTGAAGTTGGACGTGCCAGAAGCAGATATGACAGATTGGTCTGCTATGGTTGATAAAGTCATGAACTTGAAGAAACAAGTGAAAATTGCGCTTGTTGGGAAATATGTGGAACTACCAGATGCTTATATCTCTGTTGTAGAAGCTCTCAAGCACTCTGGTTATGCCAATGATGCAGAAATCAAGCTGAATTGGGTCAATGCGAATGATGTCACAACGGAAAATGTCGCCGAATTGTTGAAAGATGCAGACGGTATTATTGTGCCAGGTGGATTTGGTCATCGCGGAACCGAAGGAAAGATTGCGACCATTCAATATGCGCGTGAAAATGATGTGCCAATGCTTGGAATTTGCCTTGGTATGCAGTTGACTTGTGTTGAGTTTGCTCGCCATGTACTAGGATTTGAAGATGCTAATTCTTCAGAATTAAATCCTGATACGAAGTACCCTGTTATTGATTTGATGCGTGATCAGATTGATGTAGAAGACATGGGAGGTACGCTTCGCTTAGGACTGTATCCGTCTAAGTTGAAACGTGGTTCCAAAGCTGCTGCAGCTTATGACAATCAAGAAGTTGTTCAGCGTCGTCACCGCCACCGCTACGAATTTAACAATGAATTCCGTCAACAATTTGAAGACGCAGGATTTGTCTTCTCAGGAGTTTCACCTGATAATCGTCTGGTGGAAATTGTAGAAATTCCAGAAAATCAATTCTTTGTGGCGTGTCAATACCACCCAGAATTATCCAGCCGCCCTAATCGTCCAGAAGGACTTTATACGGCTTTTGTCACAGCTGCGGTTGAAAATAGTGAAAAATAATAGAATGGGACAGGCTTCCATGATTGGTATCACAATCTGGAGCCTATTCCAATCTTTTTAATATCTTTTATAAATAGAAAGTCTTATCAGTATAACAAATTGGTGCAAGATTTTAAATGAAATCTACAACTAGATTGTCATAAAAAGCAGTGGTTTAGTAATAAAATAAGACTTTTTGCAAAGGATTTAATAGTTAATTAATTCTCTAAATTATTATCCGGAGGTAGATCATGATGAAGTTTATACTTGATGAAAGTATCGTAGCGCTTGGAATTAAAAATGTGGTAATTGGCATTGCCAAAAATGTAGATCCACATGCGCCTTTATCCGCTTCATTTTTGAAAAAGCAAAAAGAGATGGAAAAGTGGGCATTGAATTGCGATATCGATGAGGTGTCTGATGCTCCAGTCATTCAAGGCTACAAAGATTTGTTGCAAAGTGTTGGACGTAGTGTCAAGAAGAATCCTCCTACCGTTTTGGCGCTTATTCGGAATATTCGACATCGTGGTTCTATTCCACATATTAACAGTATTATTGATATTTACAATGTCGAATCTTTGCATTCTTTACTAGCTATTGGTGGACATGATTTGGATAAAATAGAGGAGCAGATAGAGTTTACTGTTAGCCAAAATGAAGACGTTTTTCTGCCGATTTTATCTACGGAAAAACACGTTTCTCCCACGGATTACGTCTATCGTGACAAGAAAGGTATTCTAGCGTGGTTGGACGTTCGTGATGGAGAACATTATAAATTTGATGATGAGACAAAAAATGCCATTTTTATCATTCAAGGAAATGCTCATACATCTGTTGAAATGCGTTTAGAAGCACTCAATCGCATTGAGAACGATTTAGCAGAATGTATGCCGAATCTGGATTTTGAAACGTATGTCATTCACCCAGAGGGGAAATAACCTAAAAAGCAATGTATCCATCAATAAGATACGAGAAGCAAATCTGTTTTTTGAAGGCATTTGGAATACAATCACATTTTTTAGTAAAAGATTTGTTTGAAAATTCTTTACTTTTTAGTAAGATATAGTATAATTAGAATATATCATAGTTTTCGGAGGTACCTATGAAAAAAAGTAAAATTATTGCAGTAGCAGGGGTAGCCCTACTAACTGCTGGTTTTTTAACAGCTTGCTCGGGTTCGAAATCAAACTCGGCTGAAACAAAATTTGGTTATGTGTATTCTGGTGATCCAGAAACTTTGGATTATGTAACGTCAGGAAAAGCAACCACTAGCGATCTTGTGACAAATGGAGTTGACGGATTGTTAGAAAATGACAAATATGGAAATCTTGTACCATCAATGGCTAAGTCATGGACTGTATCAAAAGATGGTTTAACCTATACTTATAAACTTCGTAAGGGTGCCAAATGGTACACATCAGAAGGGGAAGAATACGCAGAAGTTAAAGCGCAAGACTTTGTAACTGGTTTGAAACATGCTGCCGATAAAAAATCTGAGGCGCTTTATTTGGTTCAAAACTCAATTAAAGGTTTAGATGCTTACGTGAATGGTCAAACAAAAGACTTTTCAACGGTAGGTGTGAAAGCAGTTGATGATTATACTGTTCAGTATACATTGAACAAGCCAGAACCATATTGGAATTCTAAGACAACCTCTGCCATTATGTGGCCAATCAATGCCGAATTTTTGAAATCTAAAGGAAATAAATTTGGTCAATCAACAGACCCTAACTCAATCCTTTATAATGGACCATTCTTGATGAAAGCTATCACAGCAAAATCTGCGGTAGAATATGTGAAAAACAAACATTATTGGGATAAAGATAAAGTAAAAGTTGATAGCATTAAACTTGCTTACTATGATGGTCAAGACCAAGACTCATTGGCTCGTAATTTCAAAGATGGGGCATACTCATACGCACGCCTCTTCCCAACAAGTTCAAACTTTGCAACTTTTGAAAAACAATTCAAGGACAATATCTATACAGCAGAAGCAGGCTCTGGAACGGCTGCTTTAGCCCTTAATATTGACCGTCAATCTTACAACCATACGGCTAAGAAAACAGATGAAGAAAAAAATTCAACGAAAAAGGCATTGTTGAACAAAGACTTCCGTCAAGCTTTGAACTTTGCACTTGACCGCGAATCTTATGCAGCACAAGTAAATGGTAAAGATGGTGCTGCCACAGCAATCCGTAACATGTTTGTACCATCAAATTTTGTTCAAGTTGGTGAAAAATCATTTAGTGATGTTGTAGAAGAAAAATTAGCAAGCTATGGCGATGACTGGAAGGGTGTCAAACTAGCTGATTCACAAAATGGCTTGTACAATCCAACAAAAGCAAAAGCAAAATTTGCAAAAGCAAAAGAAGCTTTGCAAGCTCAAGGTGTGAAATTCCCAATCCATTTAGATGTTCCTACTGTAGAAACTTCTAAGAACTATGTTGCTCGTATGCAATCTTTGAAACAGTCTGTTGAAAAAGTACTTGGTAAAGAAAATGTTGTCATGGACTTGAACATGATGTCAGAAGATGACTTTAACAACGTCACTTACTATGCTCCAAATGCAGCTGGCGAAGATTGGGATATCTCAGGCGCTGTTGGTTGGAGTCCCGACTATCAAGATCCATCTACTTATCTTGACATTTTGAAATCAACATCTTCTGATAATACGAAAACTTGGTTTGGATTTGACTCTGGTAGTGAAAATGCTGGTGCTAAAGCAGTTGGCTTGGACGAATATAATAAATTAGTCGATGAAGCAGGTGCAGAAACAACAGACATTGCAAAACGTTATGAAAAATATGCAGCAGCACAAGCTTGGTTAACAGACAGTTCACTTGTCTTACCAACAATGGCTTCAACTGGTGCAGGAACATTTGTGTCACGTCTTCAACCATTCTCAGGTGCGTTTGCACAAACAGGTAGCAAAGGTAGCTCAACCTACTATAAATACATTAAAGTCGGTAAAGATGCTGTTACGAAGAAAGACTATGAAGCAGCTAAGAAGAAATGGCAAAAAGAAAAAGTTGAATCTAACAAAAAAGCTCAAGACGAATTAGCTGATCATGTAAAATAATACAATGATAAAAGCAGGTAAAACTCACTAAAAGGTGAGGAAAACCTGCTTTTTTTATTTCTAAAGGTTAATAGATTAATATAAACCTTATTAAATCAGCTTTCAAAATATGTCATAAAATTTAGAAAATTCTATTTACTTTTTACTGTTTGTGTGCTAGAATGTATAAAAATAATGATTTTGGGAGGAATATTCATGAAGAAAAGTAAAATCATTACCCTTGCAGCGCTAGCCTTGCTTGCAACAGGAGCTCTAGCAGCTTGTTCTAGCTCTAAAACAAGCTCGGGGAACAAAACATTCTCATATATTTATGAGCAAGATCCAGATAACCTGAACTATTTGACAACTGGGAAAGCAGCTACTGCAAATCTTACCAGTAATGTCATTGACGGACTCTTGGAAAATGACCGTTACGGAAATCTAGTTCCTTCTGTAGCGAAGGATTGGACAGTCTCCAAGGATGGCTTGACTTATACTTATACACTTCGTAAGGGTGTGAAATGGTACACATCAGAGGGTGAAGAGTATGCAGAAGTTAAGGCACAAGACTTTGTGACAGGCTTAAAATATGCTACGGATAATAAATCTGATGCTATTTACTTGGTGCAAGATTCTGTTAAAGGCTTGGATGCTTACATGAAGGGTGAAAATAAAGATTTCTCTTCTGTCGGTATCAAAGCAGTTGATGATTACACGGTTCAATACACGCTTAATCGACCAGAAAGCTTTTGGAATTCTAAAACAACAATGGGCGTTCTAGCACCAGTTAATGCAGAATTTTTGAAATCAAAAGGCAATAAATTTGCACAAGCAACAGACCCATCTAGTCTTCTTTATAATGGTCCATACTTGCTGAAATCTATCACAGCGAAATCGTCTGTTGAATTTGCTAAAAATCCAAACTACTGGGATAAGAAAAATGTGCACATTGACAACATCAAGCTGTCTTACTATGATGGTCAAGACCAAGACAAACTTGCTAAAGGATTTAGTGATGGCTCATTTACCAATGCTAAAGTATTTCCAACTAGCCCAAGTTATGCTTCTGTCAGCAAGAAATACAAAAACAACATCGTTTATACTCCACAAGATGCAACAACTTACTTAGTAGCTACAAATATTGATCGTCAATCTTACAATCACACTTCAAAGACAACAGATGCTCAAAAAACTTCTACTAAGAAAGCTTTGCTAAACAAGGATTTCCGTCAAGCGATTACCTTTGCATTTGACCGCACTGCTTATGCATCACAGGTGAATGGTAAAGACGGTGCGACGAAGATGCTCCGTAATCTCTTTGTACCACCAACGTTTGTTCAAACAGATGACAAGAGCTTTGTAGAATTGGTCAAAGAAAAATTGATTGGCTACGATGAAAGTTGGAAAGATGTCAACTTAAATGATGCGCAAGATGGGCTTTATAATCCAACTAAAGCTAAAGAAAAATTAGCGAAAGCGAAAGCAGCGCTTCAAGCAGATGGCGTTCAATTCCCAATCCACATTGATATGCCAGTTGACCAAACAGCAACTAATAAAGTTCAACGTGTGCAATCATTGAAACAATCTATTGAAAAAAATCTTGGGAAAGAAAATGTTGTGATTGATATTCAACAAATGTCTAAAGACGACGTGAATAATATCACTTACTTTGCCGAATCCGCAGCGGCAGAAGATTGGGATCTTTCTGATAATGTTGGTTGGAGTCCAGACTTCCAAGACCCATCTACCTATCTTGATGTTATCAAACCTTCAAGCGGTGAAAGCACTAAGACCTATCTAGGATTTGATGCAGGCACGAACAACGCTGCTGCAGCACAAGTTGGTATGAACGAATATGAAAAGTTGTTGAATGAGGCTGAAAAAGAAACCAACAATACGAATGCACGCTATGAAAAATATGCTGCAGCCCAAGCTTGGTTGACTGATAATGCATTGGTCATTCCAACAACAACACTAACGGGTCGCCCAATTCTTTCTCGTACAGTACCATTTAGTAATGCCTTTGCTTGGTCAGGAAACAAGGGAAATAGTGAAACAATTCTCTATAAATACCTTGAAATCCAAGATGAGCCTGTGACTCAAAATCAATACAAGAAGGCAATGGAAAAATGGAATAAAAAGCGCACAGAGTCTAATAAAAAGGCTCAAGAAGAACTTGCAAATCATGTTAAATAATTGAAAAAAATTAGATAAAATTTAACAGAAAAACAAAAAAAGTTCAATTATGATAAAAATATTCTGACAATTGATTTTACAATTAACCAGAATTGTGATATAATTTTAAACAATCAGTTTAAAAATTGAAGGTATTCTAAAATTGAAAATAGGTATTTGTCGTGACGCGTGGCATTTCTCTATCAGTTCCTTCGGTCTTGGCTGACAGGTTATGTTTAATAACTTAACCATAGTTATTAAAGTGGAATATCTGATGTGACTCATGCTGAATCATTAAAATACAAAAAGAATTAGCAGATCATGTAAAATAAACTTCTCATCAGAACTTTCTCTAACAGGAGGGAAAGTTCTTTTGGGATTTTAAAGGAAACGGTAAATGAAGAAATATATTTTTATGCGTATCTTACGCTCTTTAGTATCTATTTTCATGGTAACAACGCTGACTTACACCATTATCTATACCATGGTGCCTAGGAAGTTGATTTTCAAACAGGATCCAAACTATAACAAAATAGCAACAACTCCTGATAAAAAGACCAATTACGAAAATACGATTTTTGAGCGCATGGGTTACATTGACTACTATGATACGAAGGAATTGCAAGAAAAAGCTAGTAAAGAGAATTCCTCTGTAACAGTAGAACCTACTAATGCAAATAAAAAAATCTATGAAGCTTACATCAAAAAGCTGGGACGCGGTTGGAAATTGCAGCAATTTAAAGAAAGCAAGCAATTTTATGCAACTCGTGAAGTTCCAGTCTATGAACGCGTTCTTGGTTTCTATGGTAATTTGATTCAAATTGACCATACAGGTGCTGTGAAAGATGCTTCTAATCCGAATTTGAAGCGTTATATTCGCATTGAAAATGATCCTGCTATTGGTTGGTCTGTTGTTGGTTCTGGAACGAAACATAAATATTTATTATATTTCAATAGTCAGTTTCCATTTATCCACCAAAATTTTGTAAGATTAAATCTAGGAACTTCTTATCCGACCTATGCTAATCTTCCTGTTTTACAGGTTATTTCACAAGGGCAAGGTCAAACGAAGACATCAGAAGTTCAATTTCCAACAGGAAAGAAAACATC is a window from the Streptococcus anginosus subsp. whileyi MAS624 genome containing:
- a CDS encoding B3/4 domain-containing protein; its protein translation is MKFILDESIVALGIKNVVIGIAKNVDPHAPLSASFLKKQKEMEKWALNCDIDEVSDAPVIQGYKDLLQSVGRSVKKNPPTVLALIRNIRHRGSIPHINSIIDIYNVESLHSLLAIGGHDLDKIEEQIEFTVSQNEDVFLPILSTEKHVSPTDYVYRDKKGILAWLDVRDGEHYKFDDETKNAIFIIQGNAHTSVEMRLEALNRIENDLAECMPNLDFETYVIHPEGK
- the rpoE gene encoding DNA-directed RNA polymerase subunit delta, translating into MELEVFAGQEKSELSMIEVARAILETRGRHHEMYFNDLVNEIQNYLEKSNSDIREALPLFYTELNVDGSFIPLGDNKWGLRSWYAIDEVDEEIITLEEDDEETPKKRKKKRVNAFMDGDEDAIDYNDDDPEDEDSYEADPALNYDEDNPDDEKSEVEAYDAEINEIAPDDLGEEVELNEEDEDYSDDEVDGEDEE
- a CDS encoding CTP synthase; amino-acid sequence: MATKYIFVTGGVVSSIGKGIVAASLGRLLKNRGLKVTIQKFDPYINIDPGTMSPYQHGEVFVTDDGAETDLDLGHYERFIDINLNKYSNVTTGKIYSEVLRKERKGEYLGATVQVIPHITDALKEKIKRAATTTDSDVIITEVGGTVGDIESLPFLEALRQMKADVGADNVMYIHTTLLPYLKAAGEMKTKPTQHSVKELRGLGIQPNMLVIRTEKPAGQNIKNKLAQFCDVAPEAVIESLDVEHLYQIPLNLQAQNMDQIVCDHLKLDVPEADMTDWSAMVDKVMNLKKQVKIALVGKYVELPDAYISVVEALKHSGYANDAEIKLNWVNANDVTTENVAELLKDADGIIVPGGFGHRGTEGKIATIQYARENDVPMLGICLGMQLTCVEFARHVLGFEDANSSELNPDTKYPVIDLMRDQIDVEDMGGTLRLGLYPSKLKRGSKAAAAYDNQEVVQRRHRHRYEFNNEFRQQFEDAGFVFSGVSPDNRLVEIVEIPENQFFVACQYHPELSSRPNRPEGLYTAFVTAAVENSEK
- a CDS encoding peptide ABC transporter substrate-binding protein; the encoded protein is MKKSKIIAVAGVALLTAGFLTACSGSKSNSAETKFGYVYSGDPETLDYVTSGKATTSDLVTNGVDGLLENDKYGNLVPSMAKSWTVSKDGLTYTYKLRKGAKWYTSEGEEYAEVKAQDFVTGLKHAADKKSEALYLVQNSIKGLDAYVNGQTKDFSTVGVKAVDDYTVQYTLNKPEPYWNSKTTSAIMWPINAEFLKSKGNKFGQSTDPNSILYNGPFLMKAITAKSAVEYVKNKHYWDKDKVKVDSIKLAYYDGQDQDSLARNFKDGAYSYARLFPTSSNFATFEKQFKDNIYTAEAGSGTAALALNIDRQSYNHTAKKTDEEKNSTKKALLNKDFRQALNFALDRESYAAQVNGKDGAATAIRNMFVPSNFVQVGEKSFSDVVEEKLASYGDDWKGVKLADSQNGLYNPTKAKAKFAKAKEALQAQGVKFPIHLDVPTVETSKNYVARMQSLKQSVEKVLGKENVVMDLNMMSEDDFNNVTYYAPNAAGEDWDISGAVGWSPDYQDPSTYLDILKSTSSDNTKTWFGFDSGSENAGAKAVGLDEYNKLVDEAGAETTDIAKRYEKYAAAQAWLTDSSLVLPTMASTGAGTFVSRLQPFSGAFAQTGSKGSSTYYKYIKVGKDAVTKKDYEAAKKKWQKEKVESNKKAQDELADHVK
- a CDS encoding peptide ABC transporter substrate-binding protein, producing the protein MKKSKIITLAALALLATGALAACSSSKTSSGNKTFSYIYEQDPDNLNYLTTGKAATANLTSNVIDGLLENDRYGNLVPSVAKDWTVSKDGLTYTYTLRKGVKWYTSEGEEYAEVKAQDFVTGLKYATDNKSDAIYLVQDSVKGLDAYMKGENKDFSSVGIKAVDDYTVQYTLNRPESFWNSKTTMGVLAPVNAEFLKSKGNKFAQATDPSSLLYNGPYLLKSITAKSSVEFAKNPNYWDKKNVHIDNIKLSYYDGQDQDKLAKGFSDGSFTNAKVFPTSPSYASVSKKYKNNIVYTPQDATTYLVATNIDRQSYNHTSKTTDAQKTSTKKALLNKDFRQAITFAFDRTAYASQVNGKDGATKMLRNLFVPPTFVQTDDKSFVELVKEKLIGYDESWKDVNLNDAQDGLYNPTKAKEKLAKAKAALQADGVQFPIHIDMPVDQTATNKVQRVQSLKQSIEKNLGKENVVIDIQQMSKDDVNNITYFAESAAAEDWDLSDNVGWSPDFQDPSTYLDVIKPSSGESTKTYLGFDAGTNNAAAAQVGMNEYEKLLNEAEKETNNTNARYEKYAAAQAWLTDNALVIPTTTLTGRPILSRTVPFSNAFAWSGNKGNSETILYKYLEIQDEPVTQNQYKKAMEKWNKKRTESNKKAQEELANHVK
- the tig gene encoding trigger factor translates to MSVSFENKETNRGVLTFTISQEQIKPELDRVFNSVKKTLNVPGFRKGHLPRPVFNQKFGEEALYQDTLNALLPAAYEAAVKEAEIEVVAQPQFDVASMEKGQDWTITAEVVTKPEVKLGEYKNLEVSVDVSKEVSDADVDAKIERERNNLAELVLKEDKAANGDTVVIDFVGTVDGVEFDGGKGDNFSLELGSGQFIPGFEDQLVGHAAGETVEVNVTFPEDYQATDLAGKDAKFVTTIHEVKEKEVPELDDELAKDIDEDVETLDELKEKYRKELAESKEIAFDDAVESAALDLAVENAEIVELPEEMVHEEVHRSVNEFLGNMQRQGISPDMYFQITGTTQEDLHKQHEADAEKRAKTNLVIEAVAKAEGFEASDEDIEAEIASLAADYNMEVERVRQLLSADMLKHDIVIKKAVELITSTAKVK
- a CDS encoding ECF transporter S component, which gives rise to MKKNQTYKLVLLSMIAALTVVLGYYLKIPTPTGILTFLDAGIFFTAFYFGRKEGAIVGGLAGFLIDLISGYPQWMFFSLLFHGLQGYFAGFKGKSRYLGLVLATLVMVGGYALASTIMHGWGSAFPEIFPNFCQNTLGMIVGAILNKLLADVLKK
- a CDS encoding TIGR01440 family protein, with the protein product MDLQELKKQTQIILTDVLEKSALSSGDIFVLGLSSSEVIGGHIGKNSSQEVGEVIVKTMLELLSERGLYLAVQGCEHVNRALVVEKELAQKQNLEIVNVLPTLHAGGSGQLAAFKYMNSPVEVEFITAQAGMDVGDTAIGMHIKHVQIPVRPILRELGEAHVTALASRPKLIGGARAAYQKDKIRKA